In a genomic window of Nocardia fluminea:
- the rimI gene encoding ribosomal protein S18-alanine N-acetyltransferase: MTLPDIDRCVELEHLLFPEDDPWQAVSFRSELAGGHNRYITARTADGVMVGYAGIALLGDDAHPEAEVHTIGVDPECHRGGIGTLLLEALLATAAERGGPVFLEVRTDNAPAIAMYAKHGFHIIGLRKNYYHPSGADAYTMRRPELTAAADEWAARGRQDEVLS, from the coding sequence ATGACACTGCCCGATATCGACCGCTGCGTCGAGCTGGAGCACCTGCTGTTCCCCGAGGACGACCCGTGGCAGGCGGTGTCGTTCCGTTCCGAGCTGGCCGGTGGACACAACCGCTACATCACCGCGCGCACCGCCGACGGGGTGATGGTCGGCTACGCGGGCATCGCGCTGCTCGGTGACGATGCCCATCCCGAGGCCGAGGTGCACACGATCGGTGTCGACCCGGAATGTCACCGGGGCGGCATCGGCACACTGCTGCTCGAAGCGCTGCTGGCCACGGCGGCCGAACGGGGCGGTCCGGTGTTCCTCGAGGTGCGCACCGACAACGCTCCCGCGATCGCGATGTACGCCAAGCACGGGTTCCACATCATCGGGCTGCGCAAGAACTACTACCACCCCAGCGGTGCCGACGCGTACACGATGCGCCGTCCGGAACTGACCGCCGCGGCCGACGAGTGGGCCGCCCGCGGTCGGCAGGACGAGGTGTTGTCGTGA
- the tsaB gene encoding tRNA (adenosine(37)-N6)-threonylcarbamoyltransferase complex dimerization subunit type 1 TsaB — protein MLVLAVDTATPAVTAGLVHLSPAGEPGTPPAVATLAARVKVDARAHAEVLTPQILECLAEAGVRRDELDAVVVGLGPGPFTGLRVGMATAAAFGDALGLPVHGVCSLDAIAADTLGEKRDPGELLVVTDARRREVYWAKYLNGARVAGPEVNKAADVPMGDAAAIAGSAAHVDFFDLPVLPSETPSPAGLVTVAASALLAGEPPQALVPLYLRRPDAVENSFRTLDRTGA, from the coding sequence ATGCTCGTACTAGCAGTCGACACCGCGACACCCGCCGTTACAGCGGGATTGGTGCACCTGTCACCTGCCGGTGAACCCGGCACCCCGCCCGCCGTGGCGACGCTCGCTGCCCGCGTGAAGGTCGATGCCCGCGCGCACGCCGAGGTCCTCACCCCGCAGATCCTGGAGTGTCTAGCCGAGGCGGGGGTGCGCCGCGACGAACTGGACGCGGTCGTCGTCGGGCTCGGACCGGGACCCTTCACCGGGCTACGCGTCGGGATGGCCACCGCGGCCGCTTTCGGCGACGCGCTCGGGTTACCCGTGCACGGGGTGTGCAGCCTCGACGCGATCGCCGCCGACACCCTCGGTGAGAAGCGCGATCCCGGCGAGCTACTGGTGGTCACCGACGCGCGCAGGCGTGAGGTGTACTGGGCCAAGTATCTGAACGGGGCGCGGGTCGCCGGTCCCGAGGTGAACAAGGCTGCCGACGTGCCGATGGGCGATGCCGCGGCGATCGCCGGGTCGGCCGCGCACGTGGACTTCTTCGATCTGCCGGTGCTGCCGAGCGAGACGCCCTCGCCCGCCGGGCTGGTCACCGTCGCGGCATCGGCGCTGCTGGCAGGCGAGCCGCCGCAAGCGCTGGTGCCGCTGTATCTGCGCAGGCCCGATGCGGTGGAGAACAGCTTCCGCACCCTCGACCGGACCGGGGCGTGA
- the tsaE gene encoding tRNA (adenosine(37)-N6)-threonylcarbamoyltransferase complex ATPase subunit type 1 TsaE produces MADPHQRVLDTVEDTEAFGRELAATLRPGDLVVLDGPLGAGKTALTRGIAAGLGVAGRVSSPTFIIARAHKAGVRPDGTPGVAMVHVDAYRLAGDLDELDSLDLDTDLHHAVVVVEWGKGVVEHLADRHLRVQLAREPESDVRTAIWEWIE; encoded by the coding sequence GTGGCTGACCCGCACCAGCGCGTTCTCGACACCGTCGAGGACACCGAAGCGTTCGGCCGCGAACTGGCGGCCACCCTGCGACCGGGCGACCTGGTCGTGCTCGACGGTCCGCTCGGCGCCGGCAAAACCGCGTTGACCAGAGGAATCGCCGCCGGCCTCGGAGTCGCGGGCCGGGTCAGCTCGCCGACGTTCATCATCGCGCGGGCGCACAAGGCCGGAGTGCGGCCGGACGGCACGCCCGGGGTGGCGATGGTTCATGTCGACGCCTACCGGCTCGCCGGCGACCTCGACGAACTGGACTCGCTCGATCTCGACACCGACCTGCACCACGCGGTCGTCGTCGTCGAATGGGGCAAGGGCGTCGTCGAACACCTCGCTGACCGGCACCTGCGAGTGCAACTCGCCCGGGAGCCGGAATCCGATGTGCGCACGGCGATCTGGGAATGGATCGAATAA
- a CDS encoding alpha/beta fold hydrolase has protein sequence MTRRAAFRRGGLATAGVLAGLAIAHTLRQIGARVMWPAERDEYRDENFALIDEDEPGMVLADDGVSLATRTFGDDSAEFTVVFVHGFCNSMESFHFQRRDLARQWGSRIRMVFFDQRGHGRSGSPTTGSCTVAQLGRDLATVVRECAPSGPVVLVGHSLGGMAVLAAAAQFPELFATRVRAVGLLSTAAAEVTSTGISQLIRHPAIDGFRLAVRTAPALVQFSRSASKHVVTPILHVSSFHGPVSPTLSRFTTMMIDRTPVGTIEKFLKAIELHDESAALPVLGELPVLILGGARDVVIPFGNSRALAAELPGSEVVRVREGAHMPHLQFPEVSLAALDRLLARAGIADSRGEEAVGG, from the coding sequence ATGACCCGGCGCGCGGCGTTTCGCCGCGGTGGTCTGGCGACCGCCGGGGTGCTCGCGGGCCTGGCCATCGCCCACACCTTGCGTCAGATCGGCGCGCGGGTGATGTGGCCCGCCGAACGCGACGAGTACCGCGACGAGAACTTCGCCCTGATCGACGAGGACGAGCCGGGGATGGTCCTCGCCGACGACGGCGTGTCGCTGGCCACCCGTACCTTCGGCGACGATTCCGCCGAGTTCACGGTCGTTTTCGTGCACGGGTTCTGCAACAGCATGGAGTCCTTCCACTTCCAGCGCCGCGATCTCGCGCGACAGTGGGGGTCGCGGATACGGATGGTGTTCTTCGATCAGCGCGGACACGGCCGCTCCGGCTCGCCGACCACCGGCAGCTGCACGGTCGCCCAGCTCGGCCGCGACCTCGCCACTGTCGTCCGCGAATGCGCGCCGTCAGGTCCGGTGGTGCTGGTGGGGCATTCGCTCGGCGGAATGGCGGTGCTCGCGGCGGCCGCGCAGTTCCCCGAACTGTTCGCGACGCGGGTGCGCGCGGTCGGGCTGCTGAGCACCGCCGCCGCGGAGGTGACCTCGACCGGCATCTCACAGCTGATCCGGCACCCGGCGATCGACGGGTTCCGGCTGGCCGTACGCACGGCGCCCGCGCTGGTGCAGTTCAGCCGCAGCGCGAGCAAACATGTGGTGACGCCGATCCTGCACGTGAGCTCGTTCCACGGCCCGGTGAGTCCGACACTGTCGCGATTCACCACGATGATGATCGACCGCACGCCCGTGGGCACGATCGAGAAGTTCCTGAAAGCGATTGAGCTGCACGACGAGTCAGCCGCACTGCCTGTTCTGGGCGAGCTGCCGGTGCTGATCCTGGGCGGTGCGCGCGACGTGGTGATCCCGTTCGGCAACTCCCGCGCACTGGCGGCGGAGCTACCGGGCAGCGAAGTGGTCCGGGTGCGTGAGGGGGCGCACATGCCGCACCTGCAGTTCCCCGAGGTGAGCCTGGCCGCACTCGACCGGCTGCTGGCACGCGCGGGAATCGCCGACAGCCGCGGCGAGGAGGCCGTCGGTGGCTGA
- the alr gene encoding alanine racemase, whose amino-acid sequence MGRWRAPGRGEFGGPGTIGGVNAQVETVVDLDAIAHNVRVLREYAHGAAVMAVVKADGYNHGAVEVARAALGAGARELGVTTVGEGLALRAAGITAPVLCWLNTVDADYAGAVAGDLEIGVSSPAQLRAVERAAVAAGQTATVTLKVDTGLNRNGVSVTEYPEVLRALRGLVDGQVVRLRAIFSHLAHADEPGHPMVDRQRDRFIEAIALAKEHGLEPELVHLSNSAATLTRPDLRFDMVRPGISVYGLSPIPELGQFGLKPAMTFQAEVTLVKKVAAGEGVSYGHRWVAPRDTTIALVPAGYADGVFRSLSGRFEVWLGGSRHRSVGRVCMDQFMVDLGDNAGGVREGDRAVLFGGGAGHPHALDWARALDTIDYEVVCAPRGRVVRRYVGTGR is encoded by the coding sequence ATGGGGCGATGGCGCGCCCCAGGTAGGGGGGAATTCGGGGGTCCTGGCACGATCGGGGGTGTGAATGCGCAAGTGGAGACGGTCGTCGACTTGGATGCCATTGCACACAATGTGCGGGTGTTGCGGGAGTATGCGCACGGGGCTGCTGTGATGGCGGTGGTCAAGGCCGACGGGTACAACCACGGGGCGGTGGAGGTAGCTCGGGCCGCGTTGGGGGCGGGGGCTCGGGAGTTGGGGGTGACCACCGTGGGGGAGGGGCTGGCGTTGCGGGCGGCGGGGATCACCGCTCCCGTGCTCTGCTGGCTCAACACCGTCGACGCGGATTACGCGGGCGCGGTGGCGGGGGATCTCGAGATCGGGGTGTCGTCGCCGGCGCAGTTGCGGGCGGTGGAGCGAGCCGCGGTGGCGGCGGGGCAGACCGCGACGGTGACATTGAAGGTGGATACGGGGCTCAATCGCAACGGTGTGTCGGTGACGGAGTATCCGGAGGTCTTGCGGGCTCTGCGGGGACTCGTCGACGGGCAGGTGGTGCGGTTGCGCGCGATCTTCTCCCATCTCGCGCATGCCGACGAGCCGGGGCATCCCATGGTGGATCGGCAGCGGGATCGATTCATCGAGGCGATCGCGCTGGCCAAGGAGCACGGGCTCGAACCCGAACTCGTGCACCTGTCGAATTCGGCGGCCACGTTGACCAGACCAGATTTGCGGTTCGACATGGTTCGGCCGGGTATCTCGGTGTACGGGCTTTCGCCCATTCCGGAGCTCGGACAATTCGGTCTGAAGCCCGCGATGACGTTCCAGGCGGAGGTCACGTTGGTGAAGAAGGTGGCGGCGGGGGAAGGCGTGTCGTACGGGCATCGGTGGGTCGCGCCGCGCGACACCACGATCGCACTGGTGCCCGCGGGCTACGCCGACGGTGTATTCCGCTCGCTCAGTGGACGTTTCGAGGTGTGGTTGGGCGGGTCGCGACACCGTAGTGTCGGACGGGTGTGCATGGACCAGTTCATGGTTGACCTAGGCGACAACGCGGGTGGCGTACGGGAGGGTGATCGCGCGGTGCTGTTCGGCGGCGGCGCGGGCCACCCACACGCGCTCGACTGGGCGCGGGCCCTGGACACGATCGACTACGAGGTCGTCTGCGCGCCGCGGGGACGCGTGGTGCGCCGCTACGTGGGTACCGGCCGATGA